The Bremerella cremea genome includes a window with the following:
- a CDS encoding HD-GYP domain-containing protein, whose translation MSMPPASLSLTGNTVGAFVPAVRHRLKQLSTELQNYFGVPFSFRDGRSGELILPAEGHCYGDEDLLASISPGVVKEGTAMFVAEEAGCTLLAFPLKDEHQDLVASAPFRLANTSTAAVDFSRMAKVLSVSPRDAKRWYHRQTEWTIPALQRMSSVVLGKMSAESEIVRLTEEIDKVSDSLSSTYEEISLLYGLTQNLRISSSDAQLGDLALNWLLEVIPCRGLSILFQQPGNNRDAHNADGNPFSSQQLTAGDCPADAQMLSQLVHHLNLNQKRSAFVANQRVTERSDWPFHEIRQIIAVPLVESENIFGWLFAINHNEEKGFGTVEASLLSSVGTILGIHSGNIELYRRQSEFVTSVVHALTSAIDAKDPYTCGHSDRVARLGVRLAQELGLDNQALNLMYMAGLLHDVGKIGIDDCVLRKPGRLTDEEYEHIKLHPELGCNILAGLKQLKDVLPVVLHHHEQWDGKGYPYGLVGETIPLMARITAVADSYDAMSSDRPYRKGMPAEKVDQIFREGSGTQWDPKVVEAFFAARDDIQLIMREERAELGFDVNNWAS comes from the coding sequence ATGTCGATGCCACCCGCTTCGCTGTCACTCACCGGCAATACGGTTGGTGCCTTTGTGCCAGCGGTGCGCCACCGTTTGAAACAGTTAAGCACAGAGTTACAAAACTACTTCGGAGTACCCTTTAGCTTTCGTGATGGCAGATCTGGGGAACTCATTTTACCAGCAGAAGGGCATTGTTACGGAGACGAGGATCTACTTGCGAGTATCAGTCCTGGCGTTGTGAAGGAAGGCACGGCAATGTTTGTTGCCGAGGAAGCCGGTTGCACGCTGCTCGCATTCCCCCTCAAAGACGAACACCAAGACCTCGTAGCTTCGGCTCCGTTTCGCTTGGCCAACACCTCGACGGCGGCGGTCGATTTTTCCCGCATGGCGAAGGTCCTGAGCGTCTCGCCGAGAGATGCCAAACGTTGGTACCACAGACAAACAGAATGGACCATCCCCGCCCTTCAACGCATGTCCTCGGTTGTACTGGGCAAGATGAGTGCCGAGAGTGAAATTGTTCGTCTAACCGAAGAAATCGACAAAGTTTCCGACAGCCTTTCTTCAACTTACGAAGAAATCAGCTTACTGTACGGCCTTACCCAGAATTTACGAATTTCTAGCAGCGACGCTCAACTTGGGGACTTGGCATTAAATTGGTTGCTGGAAGTGATCCCTTGTCGGGGACTCTCGATTTTATTCCAACAACCGGGCAACAATCGCGACGCCCATAATGCCGATGGCAATCCTTTTTCCTCGCAGCAATTGACCGCCGGGGACTGCCCCGCCGATGCCCAGATGTTGAGTCAGTTGGTTCATCATCTGAACCTGAATCAAAAGCGTTCCGCGTTCGTCGCCAATCAGCGTGTGACTGAACGATCCGATTGGCCATTTCACGAGATTCGGCAAATCATTGCGGTCCCCCTCGTTGAAAGCGAAAACATCTTCGGATGGCTTTTTGCGATCAATCACAACGAAGAAAAAGGATTCGGGACCGTCGAAGCCAGTTTGCTGAGTAGTGTCGGCACGATCCTTGGCATTCACAGCGGCAATATCGAGCTATACCGCCGTCAGTCCGAATTTGTGACTAGCGTGGTCCATGCACTCACTTCCGCGATCGATGCCAAAGACCCTTATACTTGCGGCCATAGCGATCGCGTGGCCCGCCTAGGTGTTCGACTGGCCCAAGAACTAGGCCTCGACAATCAAGCCCTCAATCTCATGTACATGGCAGGTCTGCTACACGACGTGGGGAAGATTGGGATTGATGACTGCGTTCTCCGCAAGCCTGGGCGCTTAACGGATGAAGAGTACGAACATATCAAGCTGCATCCTGAACTAGGTTGCAATATTTTGGCCGGCCTAAAGCAACTGAAAGACGTGCTTCCTGTGGTGCTACATCACCACGAGCAATGGGATGGCAAAGGCTATCCTTATGGGCTGGTCGGGGAAACAATCCCCTTGATGGCCCGCATCACCGCCGTGGCCGATTCCTACGACGCGATGTCGAGTGATCGGCCCTACCGTAAAGGCATGCCCGCCGAGAAAGTCGACCAGATCTTCCGCGAAGGTTCGGGAACTCAGTGGGATCCGAAGGTGGTTGAAGCCTTCTTCGCCGCACGAGACGACATTCAACTCATCATGCGAGAAGAGCGTGCCGAGCTTGGTTTCGATGTCAATAACTGGGCGTCTTAA
- a CDS encoding FAD:protein FMN transferase, with protein MTSEEEKRTSRRNFLRGKLSSPSEEVVSEETSAETAPSEEVPAGAYLIQLARQAMACQFEVYLNANGPGSEAEAAVAALDLVNELEQQLSAYRPDSEICRLGATAYLQPVVVEQRLFQLLELSLQLHRDTHGAFDITAGPLTKVWGFFDREGKVPQERDLVEAMNLVGSNQIELDADNRTLKLAREGVELNLGSIGKGYALDRCQEVLLDADVDDFLIHGGTSSVLAHGIRRDGVSREGWEVGVPHPLRPDRRIGTVHLKNESLGTSGAAFQAFFHQGKKYGHVLDPRSGRPATKVLSATVIAPTAALADALATACYVMGPEETEAFLENYPEVSVLLVSEGQRRGSVETIMLGEMSQRLSVG; from the coding sequence GTGACGTCTGAAGAGGAAAAACGGACAAGCCGCCGAAATTTTCTCCGCGGAAAGCTATCCTCGCCGTCCGAGGAGGTGGTGTCCGAAGAAACGTCGGCGGAAACTGCCCCCTCTGAGGAAGTGCCGGCTGGGGCTTATCTAATTCAACTTGCCCGCCAGGCCATGGCATGCCAGTTCGAGGTGTACTTAAACGCCAACGGTCCAGGCAGCGAGGCGGAAGCCGCAGTCGCTGCGCTCGACCTGGTCAACGAGTTGGAGCAGCAGCTTTCGGCATATCGTCCAGATAGCGAAATCTGTCGCTTGGGGGCGACTGCCTACTTGCAGCCGGTCGTGGTGGAACAACGTTTGTTTCAGTTGCTCGAGTTATCACTGCAACTGCACCGCGATACCCACGGCGCGTTTGATATTACCGCTGGCCCTTTGACCAAAGTTTGGGGCTTCTTTGATCGCGAAGGCAAAGTGCCGCAAGAGAGAGATCTGGTCGAGGCCATGAACCTTGTCGGCAGCAACCAGATTGAGCTCGATGCCGATAATCGGACGCTAAAGCTCGCTCGTGAGGGAGTTGAATTGAATCTGGGCAGTATCGGCAAGGGGTATGCACTCGATCGTTGCCAAGAGGTTTTGCTGGATGCAGATGTCGATGACTTTTTGATCCATGGAGGAACAAGCAGCGTTTTGGCACACGGAATTCGACGAGACGGTGTTTCCCGAGAGGGATGGGAAGTGGGCGTGCCCCATCCATTGCGACCAGATCGCCGGATTGGAACGGTGCATCTGAAAAACGAATCGCTGGGAACCTCAGGAGCGGCGTTCCAAGCGTTCTTCCACCAGGGAAAAAAATACGGGCACGTACTCGATCCGCGTTCTGGCAGACCAGCGACGAAGGTCCTCTCTGCGACGGTGATCGCTCCGACCGCAGCCCTGGCCGACGCATTGGCGACGGCCTGTTATGTGATGGGACCTGAGGAAACGGAAGCCTTTCTGGAGAATTACCCAGAGGTATCTGTTCTATTGGTAAGCGAAGGCCAGCGACGAGGCTCGGTGGAAACCATCATGCTGGGCGAAATGTCGCAGCGTCTATCCGTAGGTTAA
- a CDS encoding Hpt domain-containing protein — MSTTDHHALVYSEFGDDEDLAELVEMFVDEIPDRVQSMLDAAESSDWEQLGRIAHQMKGAAGSYGFSEVTNVAAVLEHACRHNAPAETIQRSLHDLVTICLRMRAGTPN; from the coding sequence ATGTCGACTACAGATCACCATGCGTTGGTCTACTCCGAATTTGGAGACGACGAGGATTTGGCCGAACTTGTCGAGATGTTTGTGGATGAGATTCCTGATCGTGTTCAAAGCATGCTTGATGCTGCCGAGAGTTCGGATTGGGAACAGTTGGGGAGAATTGCCCACCAGATGAAGGGGGCGGCAGGAAGTTACGGTTTCAGCGAGGTCACCAATGTTGCCGCCGTGCTAGAGCACGCTTGCCGACACAATGCCCCAGCCGAAACGATTCAACGGAGTTTGCATGACTTGGTAACAATATGCTTGCGAATGCGCGCGGGAACCCCAAACTAA
- a CDS encoding ATP-dependent Clp protease proteolytic subunit — MAKKSSASPSPAEDQEEQPGPLEIVISGEFGESCTEIYEKLLEVPPEGECTLYFDSPGGSSYAAIGLVSLIRLRKIQATGIVIGECSSAAIWPFAACKKRYVTPWSVMLFHPMRWQSDENIPVTEAAEWVRHYHHLNSEMDSMLASLFQTQAETIAQWTHPGRFVTGAELAATGLAELIELF; from the coding sequence ATGGCGAAGAAATCTTCCGCATCGCCTTCCCCTGCTGAAGACCAAGAAGAGCAGCCAGGTCCGTTGGAGATTGTCATCTCAGGCGAATTCGGTGAATCATGTACCGAGATCTACGAAAAGTTGCTGGAAGTTCCCCCTGAAGGGGAGTGTACGCTCTATTTCGATTCGCCGGGTGGTAGTTCTTACGCGGCGATTGGGCTGGTGAGCCTCATTCGGCTGAGGAAGATTCAAGCTACGGGAATCGTTATCGGCGAGTGTTCCTCGGCCGCGATTTGGCCTTTTGCCGCTTGTAAGAAGCGATACGTCACACCTTGGAGTGTCATGTTGTTTCATCCGATGCGTTGGCAAAGCGATGAGAACATTCCGGTCACCGAGGCGGCAGAATGGGTGCGGCACTACCATCATTTGAATTCTGAGATGGACTCGATGCTGGCAAGTCTCTTCCAAACGCAAGCCGAGACGATTGCGCAGTGGACGCATCCTGGGCGGTTCGTGACTGGGGCGGAACTGGCCGCTACCGGTCTGGCCGAGCTAATCGAGCTTTTCTGA
- a CDS encoding HTTM domain-containing protein gives MLGTYFTRLSDSISDAWNSFWFQKESPRTVSILRIVAGIVALIYAFSFTSELAIWFSDGGVLPYARTLRLTGADDPTNRIYYWSVFYFAHSQLYLYLLHATGLISILMFTVGFQTRIAAIVATVFVISYAQRAPMLTGLVEPLLCPVMLYLCLAPCGAYFSVDAWLRDRRRTVPVPDSFLAHLAVRLVQVHVSMFYLMLAFAKLGNNVWWNGQAMWWLIAQPDTRLVDLTFLRANGLPTLVFAWTHLVVLFELVFGLFIWVRILRPLLAIVATIHWIALGLVTGHWVFAILMIGLSLAFAPLEVLTAKSETSSPANNKATQTPEPVGSGV, from the coding sequence GTGCTTGGCACTTATTTCACTCGACTTTCCGATTCTATCTCCGACGCCTGGAACTCGTTTTGGTTTCAGAAAGAAAGCCCACGGACCGTTAGCATCCTGCGCATCGTCGCCGGTATCGTGGCGTTGATTTACGCTTTCTCATTCACATCCGAACTGGCTATCTGGTTTTCGGACGGGGGCGTCCTTCCTTACGCCCGTACGCTTCGCCTGACCGGGGCCGATGATCCCACAAACCGTATTTACTATTGGTCGGTTTTCTACTTTGCTCATTCGCAACTATACCTGTACCTGCTGCATGCGACCGGGCTGATCTCGATTCTGATGTTCACAGTCGGTTTTCAAACACGAATCGCAGCGATCGTAGCCACCGTGTTTGTGATTTCTTATGCCCAGCGGGCTCCTATGCTAACCGGATTAGTCGAGCCGCTGCTCTGCCCCGTGATGCTCTACCTATGCCTAGCTCCGTGCGGTGCGTATTTTTCGGTCGATGCTTGGCTACGCGACCGCAGACGGACAGTTCCCGTTCCCGATTCGTTCCTGGCTCACTTGGCGGTGCGTCTGGTTCAGGTTCACGTTTCGATGTTCTACTTGATGCTGGCGTTTGCCAAGCTGGGCAACAACGTTTGGTGGAATGGTCAAGCGATGTGGTGGCTGATCGCTCAACCTGATACTCGGTTGGTTGACCTCACGTTTCTGCGTGCCAACGGCCTGCCCACCCTGGTCTTTGCTTGGACTCATTTGGTCGTGCTATTTGAACTGGTTTTCGGGTTGTTTATTTGGGTGCGGATCCTCCGTCCCCTCTTGGCAATCGTGGCCACGATTCACTGGATAGCCCTGGGACTAGTTACTGGGCACTGGGTATTTGCTATCCTGATGATTGGGCTAAGCTTGGCCTTTGCTCCGCTAGAAGTATTGACCGCAAAGTCCGAAACCTCCTCGCCGGCAAACAACAAAGCCACACAAACGCCAGAGCCAGTTGGCTCTGGTGTTTAA
- a CDS encoding YgfZ/GcvT domain-containing protein, with protein MPDQSCQLLWTASPWATWIEISGPSHLRFVQGLCSNDVAALEAGHGCEAFIPTLQGKILAHGYLWKSTDRIEFAGLGNQTPGLLPHLQKYAMIEDVEVADRSTSGEAILVWGEEVAAVLSAILGTEVPLGDLEQSEVIWEGNSLRLFRPTAMNTAAMEIRGEQATAVASLLSEKGAKEVGMNAFQQSRIAQRFPWHGVDITPEHLAQEANRDDQAISFKKGCYLGQETVARIDALGHVNKKLVAVRLLGTCEDLPQAIVVEGKEIGQVTSLAEVDGQNIGLAMIRRSHNAAGTKIECELGTIEVLK; from the coding sequence ATGCCGGATCAAAGCTGCCAGCTATTGTGGACTGCCTCGCCTTGGGCAACCTGGATCGAAATCAGCGGGCCAAGTCACCTGCGGTTTGTTCAAGGGCTTTGCTCGAATGATGTGGCTGCGTTGGAAGCAGGACATGGCTGCGAGGCTTTCATCCCAACCCTGCAAGGAAAGATCTTAGCGCACGGCTATCTTTGGAAGTCGACCGACCGAATTGAGTTTGCTGGTTTAGGAAATCAGACGCCTGGCTTGCTGCCTCATTTGCAGAAATATGCCATGATCGAGGACGTGGAAGTCGCCGACCGAAGTACCTCAGGAGAAGCGATTCTGGTTTGGGGTGAAGAGGTAGCGGCCGTCTTGTCAGCGATTCTCGGAACCGAGGTGCCTCTCGGTGATTTAGAACAGAGCGAGGTTATTTGGGAAGGCAATTCCCTTCGTCTGTTTCGGCCCACTGCCATGAACACCGCTGCAATGGAAATTCGAGGGGAGCAAGCCACGGCTGTCGCCTCGCTACTGAGCGAGAAGGGAGCGAAGGAAGTTGGGATGAACGCGTTCCAGCAATCGCGAATCGCCCAGCGTTTCCCTTGGCATGGAGTCGACATCACCCCTGAGCATCTGGCCCAAGAGGCGAACCGAGACGATCAAGCGATTAGCTTTAAGAAAGGGTGTTATCTGGGTCAGGAAACAGTCGCTCGAATCGATGCTTTGGGGCACGTCAATAAGAAGCTAGTAGCCGTTCGCCTGCTTGGCACCTGCGAAGACTTGCCGCAAGCAATTGTCGTGGAGGGGAAAGAAATTGGGCAAGTAACCTCGCTGGCGGAAGTCGACGGGCAAAATATCGGCTTGGCCATGATTCGGCGCAGCCACAATGCCGCTGGTACTAAGATCGAGTGCGAACTAGGCACGATCGAAGTGCTTAAGTAA
- a CDS encoding DUF1598 domain-containing protein: MLTLIRAGIFANGLFALLFASFIANVTFGEDRPTDQDPLSRINAFSQHGEFTRALDEIKHLKSNAQRDDAHATIARNQLRFGLVRASVETASYIEDDQTRSQFLAEATAARAEPVAPRGGGVQPDFDSLIELITTTVQPESWEELGGPGSVAPFATGVYVDSQGTLQRVTKLADNTLLSGIHDASKIAASNQDASITSHLRKVSLTRLEKESQLRWALGQPPTEEMLNLAGIYEIKYVLVYPEEGEIVIAGPAGPWHENAEGRTVNQATSHPVLQLDDLVVLLRNAITDKGRFGCAITPTQTGLKNAQEYLDATSDKPLHPRQRDAWLTGLRDAIGKQEIDVHGINRDTRVGQVIVEADYHMKRIGMGLEEGTAGVPSYLEMISVPPGGSPPPMDVLRWWFTLNYKAINATEKREAFELQGPGVQVLCENELLDAQGGRIHTNTATALNATFARNFTQNYDALSVKYPIYAEMKNIFDLAIVSALIEKERLADQTHWNMTHFGPKGSYTPQTSPAPQDVDSIMNMRIIDRKHIIAGVSGGVSFDSSQFVKDENIHVDDYGLMSAERIESSVPQTINHHGWWWD; this comes from the coding sequence ATGCTCACCCTTATTCGGGCAGGGATTTTCGCGAACGGTTTGTTCGCGTTACTTTTCGCTTCTTTCATTGCTAATGTAACATTTGGTGAAGATCGCCCCACGGACCAAGATCCCCTCAGCCGAATCAACGCATTTAGTCAACATGGCGAGTTCACGCGGGCATTAGATGAAATTAAACATCTAAAAAGCAATGCCCAGCGCGACGATGCTCACGCCACGATTGCTCGTAATCAGCTTCGTTTTGGGCTAGTCCGTGCTTCGGTCGAAACGGCTTCGTATATTGAAGATGACCAAACACGCTCACAGTTTCTTGCCGAAGCAACGGCGGCACGTGCCGAACCAGTCGCTCCGCGAGGTGGTGGCGTTCAGCCCGACTTCGATTCATTAATCGAATTGATCACCACGACCGTCCAGCCGGAAAGCTGGGAAGAACTAGGCGGTCCAGGTTCGGTGGCCCCCTTCGCAACCGGTGTTTACGTCGATTCTCAAGGTACGCTACAGCGGGTCACCAAGCTGGCGGACAACACGTTGCTCTCTGGCATTCATGATGCCTCGAAAATCGCGGCGTCCAATCAAGATGCCTCGATCACTTCCCATCTGCGGAAGGTTTCTCTAACTCGCCTGGAAAAAGAATCCCAACTTCGCTGGGCCTTGGGGCAACCACCCACGGAAGAAATGCTAAATCTGGCCGGCATTTATGAAATTAAATACGTACTCGTTTATCCGGAAGAAGGGGAGATTGTCATCGCTGGCCCTGCTGGTCCGTGGCACGAAAATGCCGAAGGCCGCACAGTCAACCAAGCTACCTCTCACCCTGTTTTGCAATTAGACGACTTGGTCGTCCTGCTCCGAAATGCCATTACGGATAAGGGGCGGTTCGGTTGTGCGATCACCCCCACTCAAACCGGTCTAAAGAACGCCCAAGAGTATCTCGACGCAACCTCTGACAAACCACTTCACCCTCGCCAACGTGATGCTTGGCTAACTGGACTGCGCGACGCAATCGGCAAGCAAGAGATTGATGTTCATGGGATCAATCGCGACACACGCGTAGGACAGGTCATTGTCGAAGCAGATTACCACATGAAGCGAATCGGCATGGGGCTGGAAGAGGGTACCGCCGGCGTTCCCAGCTACCTGGAAATGATCTCCGTCCCCCCTGGTGGCAGTCCACCCCCGATGGATGTGCTGCGTTGGTGGTTCACCCTCAACTACAAAGCGATCAACGCCACGGAAAAACGGGAGGCCTTTGAGCTGCAAGGGCCTGGCGTCCAGGTCTTGTGCGAAAACGAGCTGCTCGATGCCCAAGGAGGCCGAATCCACACCAATACGGCAACCGCACTGAACGCAACGTTCGCTCGAAACTTCACGCAAAACTACGATGCTCTTTCCGTGAAATACCCGATTTATGCCGAGATGAAGAACATTTTCGATCTAGCAATTGTCAGTGCCCTGATCGAGAAAGAACGCCTTGCCGACCAGACCCACTGGAACATGACCCACTTTGGGCCTAAGGGCAGCTACACTCCTCAAACGTCCCCAGCTCCGCAAGATGTCGACTCGATAATGAATATGCGAATCATCGATCGCAAACATATCATCGCTGGAGTCAGTGGAGGCGTTAGCTTCGATTCTTCTCAGTTCGTCAAGGATGAAAACATCCATGTCGATGATTACGGTTTGATGTCCGCCGAGCGCATCGAAAGCAGTGTCCCGCAGACGATTAACCATCACGGTTGGTGGTGGGACTAA
- a CDS encoding SDR family oxidoreductase encodes MSLRLPLLITGVPGVPGYNALFHFGHKYPGQVVGLRPTDNWRLDGEHIVACDMEDIDALKRLFDEHQFGSVLHCAGSCALKSCELDPAMAWRINLEGTRNLLHILEGTNTRLVHLSIDLVFSGVGTGNMLETDSTDPVTVYGKTMAAAESLVSLMRPDATILRISLPMGVSFNGHAGAIDWIQSRFKKQRPATLYFDEVRTPTYTDCMNLAFEEVLARSLPGIYHAGGPTRLSLFEIAQVVNRVGGYDPDLLMGCMRVEAGPIPPRAGDVSMNSTKLVEQLGFEPFHSWPYDARYVPTHREWHYDRAGDEEGSAELLEQILYCNPLREEGVVRPPFVR; translated from the coding sequence ATGTCTCTTCGCTTGCCATTGCTGATTACCGGGGTGCCTGGTGTTCCCGGTTACAACGCCTTATTTCACTTCGGCCATAAGTATCCTGGCCAGGTTGTTGGGCTACGTCCTACCGACAACTGGCGGCTAGATGGAGAACATATCGTCGCGTGCGACATGGAAGATATCGACGCATTAAAACGCCTCTTCGACGAACACCAGTTTGGTTCGGTGCTGCATTGTGCGGGGAGCTGCGCGCTGAAGTCGTGCGAGCTCGACCCTGCGATGGCTTGGCGGATCAATCTCGAAGGAACGCGCAATCTCCTGCACATCTTGGAGGGGACCAACACGCGGTTGGTGCATTTATCGATCGACTTAGTATTTAGCGGCGTCGGGACTGGCAATATGCTGGAAACGGACAGTACCGACCCGGTCACCGTGTACGGCAAAACGATGGCGGCGGCAGAAAGCCTGGTCTCTTTAATGCGCCCCGATGCGACGATTTTGCGGATCTCGTTGCCGATGGGGGTCAGTTTTAACGGGCACGCTGGAGCGATCGATTGGATTCAATCACGTTTTAAAAAGCAGCGTCCGGCAACGCTCTATTTTGATGAAGTACGAACGCCAACCTATACCGATTGTATGAATCTTGCGTTTGAAGAGGTTCTCGCGCGATCTTTGCCCGGAATTTATCATGCCGGTGGTCCGACACGCCTGAGCTTGTTCGAGATTGCCCAGGTCGTCAACCGCGTGGGTGGATACGACCCAGATCTGTTGATGGGGTGTATGCGTGTCGAAGCAGGCCCAATTCCGCCGCGAGCTGGCGACGTGTCGATGAACTCGACCAAGCTAGTCGAACAGCTGGGATTCGAGCCGTTTCATTCATGGCCCTACGACGCCCGGTATGTTCCGACCCACCGCGAGTGGCATTACGATCGAGCAGGGGACGAAGAGGGTAGTGCAGAACTTCTCGAACAGATTTTGTACTGCAACCCACTGCGTGAGGAAGGGGTTGTCCGCCCACCTTTCGTGCGCTAG
- a CDS encoding cytochrome c, with protein MRRLGLVITLGMFGLLATNSAAQGQDAQPRAKHRQFDEATTSIIFFKDVFSEALQGERPAALSQNRVAPAGMNPSASSGNSTPAAAADGNTEWAKIISATTIQDEVKRLNSQLLDTVQNVRKFNGGGFEDARRDYTELAMLFAIIAQYNGDVRWNEHALTARDLFARAGFNSKVGTDNSFKEAKDRSRDLEELVRGGSIPDRDADPKATWDAIADRPPLMERLEIGFDKRLKKMTASESEFKSNTEDILHEAEIIAAIGHAMQKEGFEYHDDEDYVSYCQQMQDAALAVVQAVKDNNADAARKAAGDIGQACSACHESYR; from the coding sequence ATGCGTCGATTGGGTCTGGTTATCACTCTCGGAATGTTCGGCTTGCTGGCGACTAATTCAGCTGCGCAGGGGCAAGACGCCCAGCCGCGTGCCAAGCACCGTCAATTCGATGAAGCGACGACCAGCATCATCTTCTTTAAAGATGTCTTTTCCGAAGCCCTGCAAGGGGAACGCCCTGCCGCACTAAGTCAGAACCGCGTGGCTCCGGCTGGCATGAATCCCAGTGCATCAAGCGGTAATAGCACGCCTGCCGCCGCTGCTGACGGCAACACCGAGTGGGCTAAAATCATTTCCGCAACGACAATTCAAGATGAAGTCAAGCGTTTGAATTCGCAGCTTCTCGATACCGTACAAAACGTTCGTAAATTCAACGGAGGTGGCTTCGAGGATGCTCGTCGCGATTACACCGAACTGGCCATGCTGTTCGCGATAATCGCTCAATACAACGGTGACGTCCGTTGGAACGAACACGCCCTAACTGCCCGAGATCTTTTCGCCCGGGCTGGCTTCAACTCGAAGGTAGGTACCGACAATTCATTCAAAGAGGCCAAAGATCGCTCTCGGGATTTAGAAGAACTAGTCCGTGGTGGCTCGATTCCAGATCGCGATGCCGATCCGAAAGCGACGTGGGACGCCATCGCCGACCGCCCGCCACTGATGGAACGGCTGGAAATCGGCTTCGATAAACGCCTTAAAAAGATGACGGCCAGCGAAAGCGAATTTAAATCAAACACGGAAGACATCTTGCACGAAGCCGAGATTATCGCGGCGATTGGCCATGCGATGCAAAAGGAAGGCTTTGAATACCACGACGACGAAGACTACGTCAGCTATTGTCAACAAATGCAAGATGCCGCCCTAGCGGTCGTACAAGCGGTGAAAGACAACAACGCCGACGCCGCCCGTAAAGCCGCTGGCGATATTGGTCAGGCCTGTAGTGCCTGCCACGAGAGTTACCGCTAA
- a CDS encoding lactate racemase domain-containing protein → MSIATPFGDNARSECDIAPDLVLANLLAECSAAPDLKQTVLDGLTNPVGYPDLAQASVPGDVVLFVFGKEVGDYEPIAAAIVAYAQATGMNDRSFQFLLPHDTLSPIVERLKQVTAPLGEQAEVIVHQPQDQKANAFLTSTQENHAIILNRHLCDADLVVPIDVARSKGAFGYFGPYSSIFPTYSDIDTQKRWNSPLFVTRLPRRKRRIAEVEEIRQLLGIVYNCLLIPARGGGYGAAIFGEASHVEREANRQLREFWEPHLPTMAGVVIALITGGQAGQTWENAARALANVEHLVRPDGAVILATEIRQRPGVAMSQMAESLEFTDFEAQMRKSRHEDSAIALQFARTLAQCKVYIRTALPEAVMDDLDMIPVQSDEECRKICEHYQDVVVVHDAQNMSVRVADSTASF, encoded by the coding sequence ATGTCCATAGCGACCCCCTTCGGCGATAATGCTCGATCAGAATGCGATATTGCACCAGACTTGGTGCTCGCGAATCTTCTCGCGGAATGTTCTGCCGCGCCCGACTTGAAGCAGACCGTCCTCGACGGACTAACCAATCCGGTTGGCTACCCCGATTTGGCCCAGGCTTCGGTGCCAGGGGATGTCGTGTTGTTTGTGTTCGGCAAAGAAGTGGGCGATTACGAACCAATCGCTGCGGCGATTGTCGCCTATGCCCAAGCAACTGGGATGAACGATCGCTCGTTTCAATTTCTGCTCCCGCACGACACCTTGAGCCCTATCGTCGAGCGGTTGAAGCAGGTTACGGCTCCGCTGGGGGAACAGGCGGAAGTGATCGTGCATCAGCCGCAAGATCAAAAAGCGAACGCTTTTCTCACGTCAACACAAGAGAATCATGCGATTATATTGAATCGCCACCTATGCGATGCCGACTTGGTGGTGCCCATTGACGTAGCGCGAAGTAAGGGGGCCTTTGGTTACTTCGGTCCCTATTCTTCGATCTTTCCGACCTACTCCGATATCGACACACAAAAACGATGGAATTCGCCACTGTTTGTTACCCGTCTACCGCGTCGGAAACGGCGTATCGCTGAGGTGGAAGAGATTCGTCAATTATTGGGAATCGTCTACAATTGCCTCTTAATTCCGGCTCGTGGTGGTGGCTATGGAGCCGCGATCTTTGGTGAAGCGTCGCATGTCGAAAGGGAAGCGAATCGCCAACTGCGTGAATTCTGGGAGCCCCATCTGCCCACGATGGCCGGCGTCGTCATTGCTTTGATTACCGGAGGTCAAGCCGGACAGACCTGGGAGAATGCAGCCCGGGCGCTCGCCAACGTCGAGCATCTTGTCCGCCCGGACGGAGCGGTTATCTTGGCGACCGAAATTCGGCAACGTCCCGGCGTGGCGATGTCGCAAATGGCCGAGTCTTTGGAGTTCACCGACTTTGAAGCCCAAATGCGTAAGTCGCGGCACGAAGATTCTGCGATCGCACTTCAGTTCGCGCGGACGTTAGCCCAGTGTAAGGTCTATATCCGTACGGCATTACCGGAAGCGGTGATGGACGATCTTGATATGATTCCGGTTCAATCGGATGAAGAGTGTCGTAAGATTTGCGAACACTATCAAGACGTTGTGGTTGTCCATGATGCTCAGAATATGTCGGTCCGTGTTGCGGATTCGACTGCCTCTTTCTAA